A portion of the Tamandua tetradactyla isolate mTamTet1 chromosome 16, mTamTet1.pri, whole genome shotgun sequence genome contains these proteins:
- the DYNLRB2 gene encoding dynein light chain roadblock-type 2 codes for MAEVEETLKRIQSHKGVIGTMVVNAEGIPIRTTLDNSTTVQYAGLLHQLTMKAKSTVRDIDPQNDLTFLRIRSKKHEIMVAPDKEYLLIVIQNPCE; via the exons ATG GCAGAGGTGGAGGAAAccttaaagaggattcagagccATAAAGGGGTTATTGGCACTATGGTTGTAAATGCAGAAG GCATTCCGATCCGGACAACCTTGGACAACTCCACGACAGTGCAGTACGCGGGTCTTCTTCACCAGCTGACAATGAAAGCCAAGAGCACTGTCCGGGACATCGATCCTCAGAACGACCTGACTTTTCTTAGAATCAGATCAAAGAAACACGAAATCATGGTGGCTCCAG ATAAGGAATATCTTCTGATTGTCATTCAGAATCCATGTGAATAG